Within Myxocyprinus asiaticus isolate MX2 ecotype Aquarium Trade chromosome 18, UBuf_Myxa_2, whole genome shotgun sequence, the genomic segment GGTTTCATTGTCATTATTCAGACCACTGCTAATCTAATAAATGTTGCAGGCTGAGATTTAACAACACTCTAAACAACAGACGCACCACCCACAAGCGCCCATAGGCCAATCACAAGCCATtttgtttactaattttaaataagCCCATATATGTGATTTAAAGTACACACATTCAAAACCAATTGATTCTATTAGTATATTTTTTATACGTTTCAAGAAACCAGGCCTAAAAACGCCTTTAGAGTTAAACGAGCCAGAGTGCGCCTCCTGTAGGTATGTATAACAGTTTCACAAGTAAATATAAAGACAGTGAACGCCTCTAGTGGTGTTCAGCTCAGTGATTGGAGCAGCGTGTGCGTGTATGTAATCTTGCGGCCTGTTCCATTAGGGCAACGACGTATGTCTTTTCCTATCAGGAAAAAACACTCTTTACTTATTGTAAACGCAAACAGGTAATTAATTTGCTTATATGATCGCAAAAGCTATTCTTGATGATAACATCATCTGTTTGCGTCTTTATCCGTTAGTTAGCGTTAGATGTAAATATTGGCAGCTAGCGTTAATACGCTAGCGAacgccagtgttttttttttaaatattatttcgcAGTTATAAATAATCTCACAAAAACACTGTCGTATATGCACAGGAATGATAAATATTACACGAGTATTAAATTAGCTGAATTGCTGTCTTTTATGTGCGTCCATGAATGACGGAATACACATGTGATGTTAGCTTAAGTGGCTACATACATTACTAACTTAATTTTGTTACCTAATAGTCTTAATGTCTTATTATGCAATTCTTATCTaaagacaaagcatttaaacCATTATTAGATAGTTTAGATGTTATTAGGTTAACATGGtacctttatttactttgacACTAACCATGTCAACAAACTAAAAAATGAATGTTTGTTAACTCTTTAGGTGTTTAAGCAAACTTTACTATAAGTGTTTAGCCACTTAGTGTCAGTAAAGATAGTTAATTTAGTTTTCATGTACAATGACAGTCTTACAGGTAGTCTCatagcatgtgtttgtgttttctgaCGTATACATAGTTTATGTAGTTTCTGCAGCTGGGGAAACCTGTACTAATTTATTGTAATCTAATCTTCTGTGATAATTCTGCATATCGCAGGAGCTTAATGTGTGTTACCAGGGTGAAATATACTGTGCTCTGTGTGTGAAAGTATACAGATTTGTGAGGTGCACAAAATGTGGGTATTCAGTGTGTTTGctgtttagaatcagaatgagctttattgccaagtatgcttacacatacaaggttttcgtcttggtgacaggagcttccagtgcacaaacaatacaacaataagacaaagataataaaaataaaaagtgaatagaaaatataagtgtatatagaaatacacaataagacatatgtatttacaatatacaaatacaactctgttatatacagatgcaagggaatgtatggcagaagaggtatggtatgttggacaaatataaaaagactaaactgtgtattgcacataattattgctcaatggggcaattttaactgttcatgagatggatagcctgaggggaaaaactgttgctgtgcctgatggttctggtgctcagtgctctgtagcgccatccagaaggcaaaagttcaaaaaggtagtgggctgggtgaggggtccagagtgatgtttttcagcccttttcctcactctggaagtgtatagttcttgaagggagggcaataCAGCCAATagtgtcctttgtagtcttctgatgtctgatttcatagctgcaccaaatcagacagttattgaagtgcagaggatatGCTCAATGACTGCTGAGGTTAGTTGATTTTAACCCCTCTGTCTCCCTAGTAGCAACCCTGCCCCGACGTGGCCCAACCCCAAGCGGAGCCGTCATGTGGCAGGAGGCCCGCAAACATGAGCGCAAACTGCGTGGGATGATGGTGGACTACAAGCGCCGCGGGGAGAGACGGCGAGAGTACTATGAGAAAATTGTAAGTAGAAATCTCCAGCATACCACCATGACTGCATtttcatgcattgttttctgaatacAAATTAATCATAGAATCACATTTCTGTTCATTTGTGTAGAAAAAGGATCCAGCCCAGTTCCTGCAGGTTCATGGCAGAGCATACAAAATTCACTTGGATTCAGCTGTAGCCCTTGCAGCCGAGAGTCCCATCAACATGTAAGTCTCTTACTTGCACATCAGTGTagaaatttcattataaaaaaaaaaggttttgtttgGAGAAACTGTCAAATCTGAATTCTTTGTCCTTACAGGATGCCTTGGCAAGGAGATACGAACAACATGATTGATAGGTTCGATGTCAGGGCGCACTTGGACTACATTCCCACCTATACACCGCCTCTCCTGAACACAACGTGAGTAtggatatttctttttttttctggtcttAATACACCTGTAATGTTGAAGAGTACCTGGAGATTGCagaaaaacaacaaattaaacaGCACTGACATAGCCTGGTTTAACTACCAtgcaattttatataattttctgtATGAAGAATATCTTCAAGAAATATCTTGGGTTGAGTTCACTGTTTCTGTCACAGCACCCCAGAACAGGAATCCGAAGAGAGGAAGTGCAATTATGAGCGCTATAGAGGTCTGGTGCAGAATGACTTTGCAAACAGTAAGTCTACTTTGATTAAAAACTGATTAAAACAGTTTTGACCCTTGTAATGTGAGTAGATACTGTTGATGAATCCACCTTAAAATGTTCTTGTCATTTTGTAGTCTCTGAGGAGCAGTGTCTGTACCAGATCTATGTGGATGAGCTCTACGGTGGCCTGCAAAAACCAAATGAGGATGAAAAGAAAAAGTATGAACCCATGAACCAGTGGTTTAAAGTTAAAATCACATTTTGTAAGTTGCAACATATATATTTAGTCTGTTCTTTTAGAAGAATCAGATCTTTTGTTTCTCTCTATTAGACTTGCTGAGAAGAAAGCTCAAATCGGGTATACCTATGAGGACAGCACAGTGACAGAATCGGATGTACAGCCGGAGAATGATAATGAAGATGACTCGGAAAACAGCGAGTCTGAGGAAGACGAGGTCATCCCTGACATTGGTTCGTCCTTCATACAAAGCACACTTACTGTACAACTCAGGATAATTATTTTGTTGAAAATAGAAACATCTGATCTAGCTAAATTAGTAGATAACCTCCTtacaatgtgtgtgtgaatgtttatcCATGTTGTAGATGTTGAGGTGGATGTAGATGAACTGAGCCCAGAGCAGGTGACTGAGATAAACAAGATGGGTACCACTTACGGCATGGCAGAAGGGGATTTTGTCTGGTTTGTTCACACATTTTTCATCCGTCAATAAAATGCAAACTTATCAGAGGAGAATGATAATTTTGCCATATTTGGTCATATCAAATACTGTAAAGATCTTCCTCTACAAACCTATTATGTAGTTAAAACTGATCTGTCTTTGTGGCAGGATGTTGAGGAAGGACAAGGAGGAAGTGGAGGCCATTAAGCATGCTAAAGCACTGGAGGCAGAGAAGGCCATGTACTCTGTAAGGGCATAAACTTTTAACTATTTGACTCCCCTCCCATTTAAGATGTTTATGTTGACATTGTTAGTATTATCacagttataattttttttctgtttccatCAGGGCCGGCGGTCTCGCAGACAGCGAAGAGAATTTAGAGAGAAGTATATGAAAGGCAGGCAAATCAGCCCACCCAGGTAACAGCCTAATCTATACTGCTACTACATGACACAAGTGGACACAGTCTTTGGACTTGCCATTACTGGCATTTAGCTCTTTTCCAGGTTCCACTGACCACCACCCAtttcatttatgcctaaatacatcCTTTTAAATAATAGTTTCCATTTGACACTGATGTTTTCAACACATtccttaaaaacacacaaaaaatgtataaCTTGCAACAGTTACACTTGGATGCATATATTTTGATGGAATATTGGATAACAAATTAATATGTGAATTCCAACAGCTATGCCAGAAGAGACAGTCCTACATATGACCCCTACAAACGGTAAGTGTATTTAGCTCTGAATTATGTATTAAAGCAAGGGTAATTTTAACAATTACCACCAAAGTCATTATGATCATATAATCTCTCTCACTACTCTCTGTTCTCTCTTATTCTTTCTCAGGCCACAGTCAGACTCAAGTTCAGAGTCACGCTCTCGTTCCCGAACCCCGGGCAAAGAAAAGATCACCTTCATCACTAGCTTCGGGGGCAGTGATGATGAGGGAGTCACAGCCCCACAAGCCCCACCTGCAGCGGTGTCAAGCCACATCACCTCCAACACCGCAGGTCATAGCAGGGGCTCCCGGTCGGTAACTTCCCCTTTTTACTTTCTGGCTCCTTAGTGGCTGTTTTCTCCTTTCATTTATAAGTGCGTGAAAAGTGCCACTGGTTCAGAAAATTATTAGTAGTATCTTTTTAAATATGGATGAGATAGCCAACCAATGTCTGAGTTGGCTATTTAGTCTGTTGATTATATTTTGTGGCATTACTAAAATCATGACCGCATTGTAAAGGGTTTGAATGTTTTTAGAATGATTGTAAAATCGGTCCTTGGCATAGGTTGCCcataataacattttatattgTCTTTGTCTTTCAGCCGAAAACGCTCTTCCTCCAGTCACTCGTCCTTTTCCTCACGGTCCTCCTCACATCGCTCATCACGCTCATCGTCTCGTTCCCGCCGGAGTCGCCGTTCTCGTGGAGGTAGAGACCGAGACATCCGTTACTCGCGGTCGCGATCTCGCTCTCACCGGCGGTCTGACTCCCGTTCGTGTCAGCGCAGTGGAGGAGGTGGCTCGAGGAGACGATACGACAGGACACGGTCACGTTCCACAGATCGGAACAGGGGTAGAGACAGAAACAGAGACCGGGACAGGGGGAGATTCTACACAAGCCGCAGGCGAACCAGGTAATAGAACTTGCCTAAGATATTCAAACCTATATAGCTTGTTAGATTTGAAAAATTCATGGCTTTTCCTAAAATTGATCAGACAGTATTGAGGTTAAATATGGATgatatggatttttttatgactgttttcttttgtaaattttaaaaaatatatatgaagagAATAGGGTGGATGATGGCcgttttaatacaaatataaaaaatgcaaataagaAGTACACAATTACAAAAGAATTACATATTCTGCACTATATTTCaaatttatgaagaaaaaaaaaaatttgcacggTAACAGATGTTGACAATGCTGTCGGTACATTTTGGAATGAAGGTGGAATGACCAATATATTGGCCAATATATCTGTCCATCACTAGCTATGTGGCCGTCATGTTATTCCCAAGCAAAGAGCTACTTTTAACAGAGGTTGCACTCTCTCCCTCAGGTCTCGCTCCCGTTCACGCTCAGGTGATCGCTACCAGCGAAGGAGTCGCAGCACTGCGTACAGGAGGGGCGGCAGCGTCAGTCAAAGCCCCTCCCACTCACCTGCTGCCAGCCGCAGCCCCTCCCCCTCATCCCGTTGTGCTCAGCCTGCCTCTGCTACTGCTGACAAACTGAGAAAGTGAGTTGCTTCAAGCACAGAATCACCGGCCTTACTTAACATTGAATAATGAAAAGGGATGCAGCTAACaatcattctctctttctcttaggcCTGAAAGTCCGGGTGGTAAAGAGACTGGAGCTGCCAAAGTCAGTAAGAATTTGATATATCTCGATTTGTTGCTAAAGACTCCGCCTCCCTCACCCCTGACAGGCTGATGCAGTTAATAATCAGGCTGGGGCTCCTGCCCGTCTCATGCACTCTTGGCCCC encodes:
- the LOC127456072 gene encoding CLK4-associating serine/arginine rich protein-like isoform X2; its protein translation is MWQEARKHERKLRGMMVDYKRRGERRREYYEKIKKDPAQFLQVHGRAYKIHLDSAVALAAESPINMMPWQGDTNNMIDRFDVRAHLDYIPTYTPPLLNTTTPEQESEERKCNYERYRGLVQNDFANISEEQCLYQIYVDELYGGLQKPNEDEKKKLAEKKAQIGYTYEDSTVTESDVQPENDNEDDSENSESEEDEVIPDIDVEVDVDELSPEQVTEINKMGTTYGMAEGDFVWMLRKDKEEVEAIKHAKALEAEKAMYSGRRSRRQRREFREKYMKGRQISPPSYARRDSPTYDPYKRPQSDSSSESRSRSRTPGKEKITFITSFGGSDDEGVTAPQAPPAAVSSHITSNTAGHSRGSRRKRSSSSHSSFSSRSSSHRSSRSSSRSRRSRRSRGGRDRDIRYSRSRSRSHRRSDSRSCQRSGGGGSRRRYDRTRSRSTDRNRGRDRNRDRDRGRFYTSRRRTRSRSRSRSGDRYQRRSRSTAYRRGGSVSQSPSHSPAASRSPSPSSRCAQPASATADKLRKPESPGGKETGAAKSKMTPQEKLKLRMQKALNKQSKADKKAAQAKIQQQENKRQEREGVLRAMARKIRMKERERREKERDEWERQYGRQSHSPSPNAKCGRDHGSSRRKSRSRSRSRSPHYRY
- the LOC127456072 gene encoding CLK4-associating serine/arginine rich protein-like isoform X1, which gives rise to MWQEARKHERKLRGMMVDYKRRGERRREYYEKIKKDPAQFLQVHGRAYKIHLDSAVALAAESPINMMPWQGDTNNMIDRFDVRAHLDYIPTYTPPLLNTTTPEQESEERKCNYERYRGLVQNDFANISEEQCLYQIYVDELYGGLQKPNEDEKKKLAEKKAQIGYTYEDSTVTESDVQPENDNEDDSENSESEEDEVIPDIDVEVDVDELSPEQVTEINKMGTTYGMAEGDFVWMLRKDKEEVEAIKHAKALEAEKAMYSGRRSRRQRREFREKYMKGRQISPPSYARRDSPTYDPYKRPQSDSSSESRSRSRTPGKEKITFITSFGGSDDEGVTAPQAPPAAVSSHITSNTAGHSRGSRRKRSSSSHSSFSSRSSSHRSSRSSSRSRRSRRSRGGRDRDIRYSRSRSRSHRRSDSRSCQRSGGGGSRRRYDRTRSRSTDRNRGRDRNRDRDRGRFYTSRRRTRSRSRSRSGDRYQRRSRSTAYRRGGSVSQSPSHSPAASRSPSPSSRCAQPASATADKLRKPESPGGKETGAAKLMCPLQSKMTPQEKLKLRMQKALNKQSKADKKAAQAKIQQQENKRQEREGVLRAMARKIRMKERERREKERDEWERQYGRQSHSPSPNAKCGRDHGSSRRKSRSRSRSRSPHYRY